A stretch of the Tardiphaga sp. 709 genome encodes the following:
- a CDS encoding helix-turn-helix domain-containing protein, producing MLSSFERLRHPANADLLIAADDEHAAVAGRGDYAMPWHWHDCLMFILPSRGTIELKHEAGREGTWLSQDRFAIVPPNQAHETRAGIGAHSHVAIYATGSVLKRLERENGSLSEFRRRTSTTRLFRRSDRLRALQALLVGDGRHAYGNAHVRHGLSSTLLVQCIAEALTGDAVSSASHREHGMTLVTELRDYLTLHADRDVPLDALEERFGVSRRHITRLFRAGTGASIGEFQQRIRLDNASELLKTTDLPIGEIALRVGFDSGAALAHAMRRADGQSPSEVRKRMARPIKI from the coding sequence CTGTCGCCGGCCGCGGCGATTACGCCATGCCGTGGCACTGGCATGACTGCCTGATGTTCATCCTGCCGAGCCGCGGGACGATCGAGCTGAAGCACGAAGCCGGACGTGAAGGCACTTGGCTGTCGCAGGACCGGTTCGCGATCGTTCCGCCGAACCAGGCGCATGAGACGCGCGCGGGTATCGGTGCGCACAGCCACGTCGCGATCTACGCAACTGGCTCGGTCCTGAAGCGCCTCGAAAGAGAGAACGGCTCGCTGAGCGAATTCCGCCGCAGGACATCAACGACCCGGCTGTTTCGCCGATCAGACAGACTGCGCGCCCTGCAGGCGCTGCTGGTCGGGGATGGCAGGCATGCCTATGGTAATGCGCATGTCCGGCATGGACTGTCGTCTACGCTACTCGTTCAGTGCATCGCCGAGGCTCTGACCGGCGATGCCGTATCCAGTGCCTCGCATCGCGAACACGGCATGACGCTGGTCACGGAGCTGAGGGACTATCTCACCCTTCATGCCGACCGGGATGTTCCGCTCGATGCCCTGGAAGAACGGTTCGGCGTTTCGCGACGTCATATCACCCGGCTGTTTCGCGCGGGGACCGGCGCGTCGATCGGCGAATTTCAGCAACGGATCCGCCTCGACAATGCAAGCGAGCTGTTGAAGACAACCGATCTCCCGATCGGCGAGATCGCGCTCCGTGTCGGCTTCGACAGCGGTGCAGCGCTGGCCCATGCGATGCGCCGGGCGGACGGCCAATCGCCAAGCGAAGTCCGCAAGCGCATGGCCCGGCCGATCAAAATCTAG